Part of the Paenibacillus sp. JNUCC32 genome is shown below.
AAATCCGCGGCATAGCCCCATTTCAGCGCTTGCTGCAGATGCCCCAAAGTCTGGATGCAGGGGATCATCTCGATGCCGAACAGGTCCGCGTAATCGTCGCATTCCTTCATTTCCGAAGCCGTGTACCGGCCGCGCATATAACCGAAATACGGCTGCTCTTTCATCTCGTACGTATCCTCGGTATACATCATCAGCCCGTTCAGTCCCATCAAAGCCATATAGCGGATAAACTGCTTGATCACCTGAACCTTAAGCACGCCATTGCGCGAAACGTCAAGCATCGTGCCGTTGAAGTCAAACCTGGGCTCCTCGGTCAGCTCGAACCGGTCACGCTCCCTCGCCTGCTCCAGAAACACCCCTAAGGCACGAAAAAAATGAATCTTCTCCTGGTATCGGATCGTCCCCTGCCCATCCTTTAATGACGCCTGGATCGGTCCTGGAGCCTGAATGACTCGAATCTTTAGGCCCTCTCCCTCCGTAATGCGGATATCCAATATGTCCGAGAGCTCGCCAACCCCTTCAAGCAGCTTCTCCGGCAGGTTATCAAAATAAATCTTCATCTCCATACCTCCATTCTGTTTTTGAGATGATGCCTATCACCTTGCAAGACAGCAAAGCCCGATCCCTGTCATTTCGGAATCGGGCTTTTGCTAGCCGGGATGGATTACCATGCCCGGCGTATATTTGATCGAAACTTACTCGGCTGAAACTTTTACGCCCAGCGTCAAGATCTCATAAGGTTTCACCGGCAGCGTAAAGCTTCCGTGATTGTCAAAGCTTTGAACCGCTCCCTCTTCCTCCAGAATATTGCTCTTATACACGCCCTGGGACGGCAAGGAAGATGTCAGCGCAAGCTCAGCATCTGTGCCTGCCATATTGAACCAGCGCAGCATCAAGTCCCCTGTGTTCGGATTCACTTTCAGGGAAGAGAATGCAAGCTCTTCGCGGCTCCATGCCAGCGGCGCAGACGTGGAAGCCACCTGCCCGGTATGAACGCCGGTCTGGGCAGCCGTCCATGGAATCTGGAACTGGTAAGCCTCGGCATAAGCGCCTGAAGCGATGCCGTCGCCCTGATGCGGAATGACCTCCATACGTACCGTATGAACGCCGATGCACTGGGCTTCAGGCGTCGGGAAGTAACCCCAATCGCCGAGCTCGCCTACGGAGCGAAGCAGCGTAACGGCAATCGTATTCCGACCGTCCCGCAGGACTTCGTACTCGTTTAAGCCCTGGTTGGCCACCGTCAGTCCTGCCGCAGCCGCCGTAACGTCCACGAAGGCCTGTTGATGAGCCGTGTAGCTCGGGTTCTCCCATTCGGCAGCTGGATCATTATCCCGTTTCGCCACTTCGAACATGGAATCCACGTTATGGGAAGATGCCTCCAAATCGGTCGGGAACAAAGCACGCACCCGATGATCCTTCGCCTGATTATCCAACGTGGCTTCGATCTCCACGCCTTTGCCGCTGCGGTTCAAGCTGACCACGGTACGGATGCGCATCGGCACCACCTCGCTTGATCTTTGCGCTTTGCGGTTCGGATAATACACAAGCTCATGCTGCTCTTCATCCAGCTTGCTGTCCGCCATAGCCGGTATGGACCAGTTATGAACGATTTCAACGGATGCCCGGTAAGGCGTGTCTTCCAGAACCGTAATTTCGGCGGTCAGTCCTTTGGTTGTCAATGGAACTTCGCCGTCCGGCTGTTTGTACATATATTCGTTACCGATGTCTCCGGTATTTTCATAAACGCCAAGATCGCGGTATACTTGTCCGTTCTTTTTATCCGTCAGGAAGAAGGAACCGTCCGCTTGGATTTCGACCTTGATCAGGTCGTTTTCCAACACGTTCGACTGGCTGATCAGGGATCCCGTCTCGGCAGGCTTCACTTCGCTCTTCACCCAAGCATAGGCAGTCAAGCCCATGGCAGGAATGTCGCTTGCCTCGAAAGTCAGTCTCACGCGGCGGCACATGTAAGGCTGGCGGAAACGGTCGTCCGGCAGATCGTACCCGAATTGAAGTCCGAGGTCCTCTACGGTGCAAGGCACGGCCTGACCTTCAGCGTTAACCAGCACGCGGCCGGACAAGTCGACTTCCTTCATCCGGCGGCTGGTTTCCTCAAGCGAATAGCCTTCCCGGAAATAGAGGCGTTTCGCGTCCAGCTCGATGCTGACCGTACCGCTGCGTTCCCATCCGGTCGTATTGAATACGACCAGCGGCAGCGGGTCGGTGCCCCATTGCTCGAATCCGGTCGTGTCCACCGCATCCGCGATGACGCGCACGCTGTCGTCCACGATATTTTCCGCCACGTGGGCGCTTTTCTCGAAGCGGGTGACCATCTCGCGGTGAACTTCGTCCACGCTGCAGCCGCAGATGCTGTCATGCGGATGATTCTGCATCAGCGTCTTCCACGCATAGGT
Proteins encoded:
- a CDS encoding alpha-mannosidase, with protein sequence MDQSRKAHIISHTHWDREWYLPYEKHHVRLIELMDSLLETMEKDSEYRSFFLDGQTIIIEDYLQVRPEKKEQLEKLITDGRIIIGPWYILQDAYLTSSEANVRNMQIGHQDAKRYGTVAKIGYFPDTFGLTGQIPQLMLQSGIDNAFFGRGVKPTGFNNTVSDSGYESSFSELMWEGPDGSKVLGILFANWYSNGNEVPVDEAEAKAFWDRKLADAEKYASTPELLYMNGCDHQPIQTDLPEGIRTAKKLYPDTEFIHSNFDDYLKAVREKLPQDLSSVKGELRSQRTDGWGTLVNTASARVYLKQMNQRGQTLLEKVAEPLASYASLLGKEYPHHLFTYAWKTLMQNHPHDSICGCSVDEVHREMVTRFEKSAHVAENIVDDSVRVIADAVDTTGFEQWGTDPLPLVVFNTTGWERSGTVSIELDAKRLYFREGYSLEETSRRMKEVDLSGRVLVNAEGQAVPCTVEDLGLQFGYDLPDDRFRQPYMCRRVRLTFEASDIPAMGLTAYAWVKSEVKPAETGSLISQSNVLENDLIKVEIQADGSFFLTDKKNGQVYRDLGVYENTGDIGNEYMYKQPDGEVPLTTKGLTAEITVLEDTPYRASVEIVHNWSIPAMADSKLDEEQHELVYYPNRKAQRSSEVVPMRIRTVVSLNRSGKGVEIEATLDNQAKDHRVRALFPTDLEASSHNVDSMFEVAKRDNDPAAEWENPSYTAHQQAFVDVTAAAAGLTVANQGLNEYEVLRDGRNTIAVTLLRSVGELGDWGYFPTPEAQCIGVHTVRMEVIPHQGDGIASGAYAEAYQFQIPWTAAQTGVHTGQVASTSAPLAWSREELAFSSLKVNPNTGDLMLRWFNMAGTDAELALTSSLPSQGVYKSNILEEEGAVQSFDNHGSFTLPVKPYEILTLGVKVSAE